In Dysgonomonadaceae bacterium zrk40, one genomic interval encodes:
- a CDS encoding transposase, with amino-acid sequence MIRFKSFRQLSISEFTMPFEAKLDENNRWVVLSKIVPWEEFARLYYKNFKSNRGAPTKDARLVLGVIIIKHIMKTDDRGVIEMIQENPYMQYFLGLEAFTYE; translated from the coding sequence ATGATACGATTCAAGAGCTTCAGGCAGCTTTCAATTTCTGAATTCACGATGCCCTTCGAGGCAAAACTGGATGAGAATAACCGGTGGGTTGTTCTTTCAAAAATAGTTCCCTGGGAAGAGTTCGCCCGGCTTTACTACAAGAACTTCAAGAGCAACCGTGGTGCCCCCACCAAGGATGCCAGGCTTGTGCTGGGAGTGATCATCATCAAGCACATCATGAAGACGGACGATCGCGGTGTGATAGAGATGATCCAGGAGAATCCCTACATGCAGTATTTTCTTGGACTCGAAGCTTTCACTTATGAATAG
- a CDS encoding C10 family peptidase, with protein sequence MKNLCKLFIVFFIAHFIACSNDEVDEKSFFTEDSTVANVFKVSEDEAKETLMSFLDQFDSNSSNVVRSTSKRTIKDIQAYNVNPTTRSSSDYDYEIPDDVETLFYLINFDNDQGFGIVSGDKRTTPVLAVVDEGSLSLDTLSRVKNTGFLMFLDQAVEMQMQEIVMIEDDGGGGGSGGSSNSTPTVILDLPIRLKTKWSQHSPYNKFAPNGVNGCVMTAAAQALSFFQTVGYVQWQDNNSYGSSVLNWSQIIADCEDLDGWYSGYSGYGKLIDSRHFQSALQVSHLMRFLGVVLNADYKSNGQTGADTGDAVKYLKNWCDLSSSTVLYNYDATGVRNALIQNSNCLIMARSHANRTNRFLGIIYTYEDGHAWIIDGLRRIRYGSSSSSSITDYVHCNWGWGGICDGYFVSGSFNTQVNPNFLGPNDENMGTGNYNFRYNKEYAVLSR encoded by the coding sequence ATGAAAAATTTATGTAAGTTATTCATTGTTTTTTTTATTGCTCACTTTATCGCATGTAGCAATGATGAAGTTGATGAAAAGAGTTTCTTTACAGAAGACAGCACTGTCGCAAACGTGTTTAAAGTTTCAGAAGATGAAGCTAAGGAAACGTTAATGTCCTTTTTGGATCAATTTGATTCCAATTCTTCAAATGTGGTGCGAAGCACATCCAAAAGAACAATTAAGGATATTCAGGCTTACAATGTCAATCCAACTACAAGGTCTTCATCAGATTATGATTACGAAATACCTGATGATGTGGAGACATTATTCTACCTGATTAATTTTGATAATGATCAAGGATTCGGGATTGTGTCCGGCGATAAGCGGACTACGCCTGTCCTTGCTGTTGTCGATGAAGGTTCTTTGTCATTAGACACTCTTTCGAGAGTTAAGAATACTGGTTTTTTAATGTTTTTAGACCAAGCAGTAGAAATGCAAATGCAAGAAATAGTAATGATTGAAGACGATGGCGGCGGTGGCGGTAGCGGCGGTTCATCCAATTCTACTCCTACTGTCATTTTGGATCTTCCTATTAGATTGAAAACAAAATGGAGCCAGCATTCACCTTATAATAAGTTTGCTCCTAATGGCGTTAACGGGTGTGTGATGACAGCTGCTGCGCAGGCATTAAGTTTCTTTCAAACAGTAGGGTATGTTCAATGGCAAGACAATAATTCATACGGATCAAGTGTATTAAATTGGAGTCAAATTATTGCAGACTGTGAAGATCTTGATGGATGGTATAGTGGTTATAGTGGTTATGGAAAACTTATAGATTCACGTCATTTTCAATCTGCATTACAAGTTTCTCATTTGATGCGCTTTTTGGGTGTAGTCTTAAATGCTGATTACAAAAGTAATGGACAAACAGGTGCGGATACCGGAGATGCTGTAAAATATTTAAAAAATTGGTGCGACCTTTCATCATCAACTGTTTTATATAACTACGATGCTACTGGAGTTCGCAATGCACTCATACAAAATTCAAATTGTCTTATAATGGCAAGAAGCCATGCCAATAGGACGAATAGATTCTTAGGTATAATATATACATACGAAGACGGGCATGCCTGGATCATTGATGGATTAAGAAGAATACGGTATGGCAGTAGTAGTAGTAGTAGTATAACGGACTACGTGCATTGTAACTGGGGATGGGGCGGCATATGTGACGGATACTTTGTAAGCGGAAGCTTTAACACACAAGTAAACCCTAATTTTTTAGGTCCAAACGACGAAAATATGGGAACTGGAAATTATAATTTTAGATATAATAAGGAGTATGCTGTCCTTTCCAGATAA
- a CDS encoding GLPGLI family protein: protein MNKKTIYFFLVFTVATTKINAQSPVAEAQLVLAPSNPYTRLDHSTMRCQYRQTIVNDPRNPEKSTRENIMLLQIGKDVSRYSDIKKIMGDSLMLALEKQGADNNTIIRKLLPLERGRSSEVILKNYPNGKITFTNYLMASYLYEEVYKSPNWKLGQDTTTILGYPCRLATTNFRGRNYRAWFAPDIPVDDGPWKLRGLPGLILKATDDKNEVSFECISIEKVSWQDDIYLSNPNLGYIRTAKSAYEKLVRDFQENPAGYIQPVLQTELPASAKRKRAYNPIELSE from the coding sequence ATGAATAAGAAAACAATTTACTTCTTTTTAGTTTTTACAGTAGCAACAACAAAGATTAATGCCCAGTCGCCGGTCGCAGAGGCACAACTGGTGCTGGCTCCCTCTAATCCTTATACCCGACTCGATCACTCCACCATGAGATGTCAATACAGGCAGACAATTGTGAACGACCCCCGGAATCCGGAGAAGTCCACTCGGGAAAATATCATGTTACTGCAGATCGGAAAGGATGTTTCCAGGTATTCCGATATAAAGAAAATAATGGGCGACTCACTGATGCTTGCCTTGGAGAAACAGGGAGCAGACAACAACACCATCATCCGTAAATTACTTCCGCTCGAACGAGGACGTTCTTCCGAGGTGATCCTCAAAAACTACCCGAATGGAAAAATCACTTTTACCAATTACCTGATGGCATCCTACCTCTACGAAGAGGTGTATAAGTCCCCCAATTGGAAATTGGGCCAAGACACCACTACCATACTCGGGTACCCCTGCAGGTTGGCCACCACCAATTTCAGGGGAAGGAACTACAGGGCTTGGTTTGCACCGGATATTCCAGTAGATGACGGACCCTGGAAACTCAGGGGACTTCCGGGATTGATCCTGAAAGCAACGGACGACAAGAACGAAGTTTCTTTCGAATGTATATCCATTGAAAAAGTTAGTTGGCAAGATGATATCTATCTCTCAAATCCGAACCTGGGATATATCAGAACCGCTAAATCGGCCTATGAAAAGCTGGTGCGTGATTTTCAAGAGAACCCGGCCGGATACATCCAGCCTGTTCTGCAAACTGAACTACCGGCAAGTGCAAAGCGAAAAAGGGCCTACAACCCCATTGAGTTGAGTGAATAA
- a CDS encoding GLPGLI family protein, producing MKRFIISICIVITIKTVSAQYSDNDPIVQLKSNETEILGEISYRFLYEQTETPDILAPDEKNRYAMYLEVSDESSKYVDQRRVMVDSIRYEHAQQKIHPDKTSSLTIPLLRNSNKEIIHKNYPKGKITTINRIPFNFYIFDEEFITPEWKLIAGDTTVCGYRCRKASTKFRGRNFTAWYAPDIPISDGPWKFAGLPGLIMKISDKKNHYSFVCIGIEKFNKPTNLYISISPNMIKVTKQQFYQKQKIYMGNPGAHISNTGQLFTELPQSAYRSKPYNPIELSE from the coding sequence ATGAAACGATTCATTATTTCTATTTGCATTGTCATCACCATCAAAACTGTATCTGCTCAATACAGTGACAATGATCCGATCGTACAACTGAAGAGTAATGAAACCGAAATACTGGGTGAAATAAGCTATCGATTTCTTTATGAACAGACTGAAACACCGGACATATTGGCGCCGGATGAAAAAAACAGGTATGCGATGTATCTTGAGGTGAGCGATGAATCCTCTAAATATGTGGATCAAAGGCGGGTAATGGTCGATTCAATCAGGTATGAACATGCACAGCAGAAGATACATCCCGATAAGACGAGTTCCCTCACGATCCCTCTTCTTAGAAATAGCAATAAAGAGATTATCCATAAGAACTACCCCAAAGGAAAAATCACAACCATCAACCGGATTCCGTTCAATTTCTATATCTTCGACGAGGAGTTCATCACACCGGAATGGAAACTGATAGCTGGTGACACCACCGTTTGCGGTTACAGATGTCGAAAAGCTTCCACCAAGTTCCGGGGTAGGAACTTCACTGCCTGGTATGCTCCCGATATTCCAATCAGTGACGGACCCTGGAAGTTTGCAGGGTTGCCCGGACTCATCATGAAAATTTCCGATAAAAAAAATCATTACTCATTTGTCTGCATTGGAATCGAGAAGTTTAACAAACCCACCAACCTCTACATCAGTATAAGTCCCAACATGATAAAAGTCACAAAGCAACAGTTTTATCAGAAACAAAAAATCTACATGGGCAATCCAGGTGCACATATCTCCAACACAGGACAGCTTTTTACAGAGCTGCCTCAGTCCGCATATCGTTCGAAACCGTACAATCCCATCGAACTGAGTGAATAG
- a CDS encoding transposase: MIRYKSSRQLSISEFKMPFEAKLDENNRWVVLSKIVPWEEFARLYYKNFKSKRGAPTKDARLVLGVIIIKHIMKTDDRGVIEMIQENPYMQYFLGLETFTYEQVMTPSLLVSIRKRIDLDVFESLTDDLIRKGLKLKYFFVIQHLLEQQESMYKKKSHQVEDRIVSIHQPHVRPIVRGKAKAKTEFGAKINISLLEGIRYTGEPLERKPVKEIKSRCQKRKERREAAERNQVEGKFGQGKRGYGLNDIRARLSSTSNSWIGAIIFVMNLIRHMRDIPLPYFVSLLLKLMKVRNINIYPLGPQMKLCA, encoded by the coding sequence ATGATACGATACAAGAGCTCCAGACAGCTTTCAATATCCGAGTTCAAGATGCCCTTCGAGGCAAAACTGGATGAGAATAACCGATGGGTTGTTCTTTCAAAAATAGTACCCTGGGAAGAGTTTGCCCGGCTTTATTACAAGAACTTCAAGAGCAAGCGTGGTGCCCCCACCAAGGATGCCAGGCTTGTGCTGGGAGTGATCATCATCAAACACATCATGAAGACTGACGACCGTGGAGTGATCGAGATGATACAGGAGAATCCATACATGCAGTATTTTCTTGGACTCGAAACTTTCACTTATGAACAGGTAATGACGCCCTCGCTGCTGGTTTCCATCAGGAAGCGCATTGATCTGGATGTCTTTGAATCATTGACAGATGATTTGATAAGGAAGGGGTTGAAGCTGAAATATTTTTTTGTTATCCAGCATCTGCTGGAACAACAGGAGAGCATGTACAAGAAGAAGAGCCATCAAGTAGAAGATCGCATCGTGAGCATTCATCAGCCGCATGTTCGCCCCATCGTCCGTGGCAAAGCCAAGGCAAAAACAGAGTTCGGGGCGAAGATAAACATCAGCCTGTTGGAAGGAATCCGCTACACCGGGGAGCCACTGGAGCGAAAACCGGTAAAAGAGATCAAGAGCAGATGCCAGAAACGTAAAGAGCGACGAGAAGCGGCTGAACGCAATCAGGTTGAAGGGAAGTTTGGTCAGGGCAAGCGCGGATATGGTTTAAATGATATCCGCGCCAGACTCTCCTCGACGTCAAACAGTTGGATAGGGGCAATCATATTTGTGATGAACCTGATCCGGCACATGAGGGATATTCCCCTTCCTTATTTTGTCTCGTTACTATTGAAACTGATGAAAGTGAGAAATATAAACATTTATCCACTCGGGCCACAAATGAAATTGTGTGCCTGA
- a CDS encoding TonB-dependent receptor has product MIRFRYILLLLLIASGGVNAQTVIGGKIVDKENREPIKGVVITLLDGAGEIITYDISKQDGSFNLRVKSDLARLTLHARLLGYNDEKREIENREQQLTIAMSFGETVLREVVVKSDAIWNRNDTLVYSVKAFRNTGDRSIGDLLRRLPGVEVSESGGIKYQGESINRFYIEGLDLLENRYGIATNNVPVDAVQNVEVLENHQPLNALRDLVPSEKAAINLRLKKERMSRPAGTVTLGTGDADGLLWLAEAFALSAGRNRQYIVMYKGNNAAMDIGRELTEQSLTGGDAADAASGYSPVTLLSARSFSPPPLERKRYLFNKSHTASINNLHKTGEHSQLRLNIQYLHDEREESILRNSEYYLPGGNLLISESSALTHRTHKIDAALTYSDNSPGHYLNNALRWSGGSDRSASAINLNGMGVTQDYRLPAQLIRNNLQYVKRWGERLWDFSSFMAYSSQPQQLTVEIDTTETAQQQDVTLSGFYTRNSTYYSLGWGSSSVTLTGVAEASLDRYESAIIHPLLSDSTVGEIRSSHLLLELAPSYLYRGEKLTIQADLPLRRQVMQFGEEQLTYLHADPSLRFNYRFNPMLRAHLAYRSSHSLGDFTDMTGLWLLSGYRSLSKRGGLLPESRRSSYSTGFQYRNPISSFFLNSTLAYAPSQRNSLTSQRFIGNESVTGITAHSTRTEQLLWSLYAGKYIPAIRTNLSLNISYNSMQGERLQQGVLYPFRAAGWVLMPKLSIKLSDDASLTYQEAATLHTTEIGTKEESLRSSLWQVVRQLSAFWQVDKRWQLNGRLEHSMNEIREGEKVKRFFADAGISYRHSRLELSLTATNLFNQSDYSYTLFNGLDRFETRYTLRPRMLLLSLSYHY; this is encoded by the coding sequence ATGATTAGATTCCGATACATACTCCTGCTCTTGCTGATTGCATCCGGTGGGGTGAACGCCCAGACGGTGATCGGCGGCAAGATAGTCGACAAGGAGAACAGAGAGCCGATCAAAGGGGTGGTGATCACCCTTCTCGACGGTGCGGGTGAGATCATCACCTACGACATATCCAAACAGGATGGCTCCTTCAACCTCCGGGTGAAGAGCGACCTTGCCCGCCTCACACTCCATGCACGGCTGTTGGGTTACAACGACGAGAAACGGGAGATTGAGAACAGGGAACAGCAGCTCACCATCGCGATGTCGTTCGGGGAGACGGTGCTGCGTGAGGTGGTGGTCAAATCGGATGCCATATGGAACAGGAACGACACCCTGGTCTACAGCGTGAAGGCCTTCCGCAATACCGGCGACAGGAGCATAGGTGACCTGCTCCGCCGACTGCCGGGTGTGGAGGTGAGCGAGAGCGGCGGCATCAAGTACCAGGGAGAGTCGATCAACCGCTTTTATATCGAGGGGCTCGATCTGCTGGAGAACCGCTACGGCATCGCCACCAACAATGTACCGGTAGATGCGGTGCAGAACGTGGAGGTGCTGGAGAACCACCAGCCGCTCAACGCCCTGCGCGACCTGGTGCCGAGCGAAAAGGCAGCCATCAACCTGCGCCTGAAGAAAGAGCGGATGTCGCGCCCGGCAGGCACTGTCACCCTTGGAACGGGTGATGCTGACGGACTGCTCTGGCTGGCCGAAGCGTTTGCCCTCAGCGCGGGGCGGAACAGGCAGTACATCGTCATGTACAAGGGCAACAATGCTGCCATGGATATAGGCCGGGAGCTGACAGAGCAGTCACTCACCGGTGGTGACGCAGCTGATGCGGCCTCCGGCTACTCACCGGTCACGCTCCTCTCGGCAAGATCGTTCAGTCCTCCTCCGCTGGAGCGGAAACGGTACCTCTTCAACAAATCGCACACTGCCTCCATCAACAACCTCCACAAGACGGGTGAACACAGCCAGCTGCGTCTCAACATCCAGTACCTGCACGATGAACGGGAGGAGAGCATCTTGCGTAACAGCGAATACTACCTCCCCGGTGGCAACCTGCTGATCAGCGAGAGCAGCGCCCTCACCCACCGAACCCACAAGATCGATGCCGCGCTGACATACAGCGACAACAGCCCCGGCCATTACCTCAACAACGCCCTCCGCTGGAGCGGCGGCAGCGACCGATCCGCCTCTGCGATCAACCTGAACGGTATGGGCGTGACGCAGGATTACCGGCTGCCGGCACAGCTGATACGCAACAACCTGCAGTATGTGAAACGATGGGGAGAGCGTCTCTGGGACTTCAGCTCGTTCATGGCCTACTCATCGCAACCGCAACAGCTCACGGTAGAGATTGACACCACAGAGACAGCGCAGCAGCAGGATGTAACCCTCTCCGGCTTTTACACGCGTAACAGCACCTACTACAGCCTGGGCTGGGGCAGCTCCAGCGTCACCCTCACGGGAGTAGCAGAGGCCTCCCTCGACAGGTATGAATCAGCAATTATCCACCCCCTGCTCAGTGACAGCACCGTGGGGGAAATACGATCGTCGCATCTCCTCCTGGAGCTGGCTCCCTCCTACCTCTACCGCGGGGAGAAGCTCACCATTCAGGCCGATCTCCCCCTGCGCAGGCAGGTAATGCAATTTGGTGAGGAGCAGCTCACCTACCTGCATGCCGACCCCTCACTGCGTTTCAACTACCGCTTCAACCCGATGTTGAGAGCACACCTCGCCTACCGGTCGTCACACTCCCTCGGTGATTTCACCGACATGACAGGCCTCTGGCTGTTGTCGGGATATCGAAGCCTCAGCAAGCGGGGCGGGTTGTTGCCGGAGTCGCGACGCTCCTCCTACAGCACGGGATTCCAATACCGCAATCCCATCAGCAGCTTCTTCCTCAACTCCACTCTTGCCTATGCCCCCTCACAACGGAACAGCCTCACCAGTCAACGCTTCATCGGCAACGAGTCGGTCACCGGCATCACCGCCCACTCCACCCGCACCGAACAGTTGCTCTGGTCATTGTACGCCGGCAAGTACATCCCCGCAATCAGGACCAACCTGTCACTCAACATCAGTTACAACAGCATGCAGGGCGAGCGGCTGCAGCAGGGAGTGCTCTACCCCTTTCGTGCAGCAGGATGGGTGCTGATGCCCAAGCTGAGCATCAAACTCTCTGACGATGCCTCCCTCACTTACCAGGAGGCGGCAACCCTTCACACTACCGAGATTGGGACAAAGGAGGAGTCGCTCCGTTCCTCCCTCTGGCAGGTGGTACGACAGCTCTCCGCCTTCTGGCAGGTCGACAAGCGGTGGCAGCTCAACGGGCGACTGGAACACTCCATGAACGAGATACGAGAGGGTGAAAAGGTGAAGCGCTTCTTCGCCGACGCCGGCATCAGCTACCGCCATTCGCGGCTGGAGCTAAGCCTCACCGCCACCAACCTCTTCAACCAGTCCGACTATTCCTACACCCTCTTCAACGGACTCGACCGCTTCGAAACACGCTACACCCTACGGCCCCGCATGTTGCTGCTCAGCCTCAGCTATCACTATTGA
- a CDS encoding GLPGLI family protein, with amino-acid sequence MKRLSTLLLLLTLIGASIEAQSVRFPYDPRPAKEIVFPVLDTTLLRLRYQMTWVPDTLKPDETRENIMMLQIGHTISKWSDYHIFIGDSTWNAMVRTKSARSEVLTRVTSIEARAIPIKIFRNLPKGRTTTLDRIPFNTYRYEEDILEPVWQLNSGTEMVCGYHCNLATTTFLGRNYTVWYTPEIPVGQGPWKLGGLPGMILKAVDDKGHYTFECIAIEQPSWIDPIYTIDYTPFDIRKEQFFRLQKRYYDNPAAQVENTGMIKSELPASARKARPYNPIELGE; translated from the coding sequence ATGAAACGATTATCCACCCTACTATTGCTGCTAACCCTGATTGGTGCCTCAATCGAGGCACAGTCTGTCCGTTTCCCCTATGACCCGCGTCCGGCGAAAGAGATTGTGTTCCCGGTGCTGGATACCACCTTGTTGCGGCTACGGTATCAGATGACCTGGGTGCCCGACACCCTTAAACCTGATGAAACACGGGAGAATATCATGATGCTGCAAATCGGTCACACCATCTCAAAGTGGTCTGATTATCATATTTTTATAGGGGATTCCACATGGAATGCGATGGTGCGCACAAAAAGTGCCCGTTCGGAAGTGTTGACACGCGTCACGTCGATAGAGGCACGTGCTATTCCAATCAAGATATTTAGGAACTTACCAAAAGGAAGAACAACAACGCTCGACAGGATACCATTCAACACCTACCGTTATGAGGAAGATATCCTCGAGCCTGTCTGGCAGTTGAACAGCGGAACAGAGATGGTATGTGGTTATCACTGTAACTTGGCCACCACAACATTTTTGGGTCGGAATTATACAGTCTGGTACACTCCTGAAATTCCCGTTGGTCAGGGTCCCTGGAAGCTGGGCGGACTCCCCGGCATGATCCTGAAGGCTGTGGATGACAAGGGACACTACACTTTCGAATGCATTGCCATCGAACAACCCTCCTGGATCGATCCTATCTACACCATCGACTATACTCCCTTCGACATCCGGAAAGAACAGTTTTTCAGGTTGCAAAAAAGGTATTACGACAACCCTGCCGCACAGGTTGAGAACACGGGCATGATCAAAAGCGAGCTGCCTGCCTCTGCACGCAAAGCACGCCCCTACAACCCCATCGAGCTGGGTGAGTAA
- a CDS encoding DUF4625 domain-containing protein yields MKTNHIIVLLMLAAVTAFSGCDSNEIDTAKPQILLSEPAEEEAYAPGSAIHFVVTLSDNVALASYKVNIHGAFDGHTHSAVQPSLTRATDAEPHPFERTWMESEFIAQGEEPIAGKQQVIINHRLMVIPDSIEGRPVKEGHYHFTVYCTDSSGQESFIAREVEITHEAGEHLH; encoded by the coding sequence ATGAAAACAAACCATATCATTGTACTGCTGATGCTGGCGGCAGTGACCGCATTCAGCGGGTGCGACAGTAACGAGATTGATACCGCGAAGCCACAGATCCTGCTGAGCGAGCCGGCAGAGGAGGAGGCATATGCCCCGGGGAGTGCGATTCATTTCGTGGTGACCCTCTCTGACAACGTGGCGCTGGCATCCTACAAGGTGAACATCCACGGCGCGTTCGACGGGCATACGCACAGTGCAGTGCAACCCTCTTTAACCCGGGCAACCGATGCGGAGCCACACCCCTTTGAGCGTACCTGGATGGAGAGTGAGTTCATCGCACAGGGTGAGGAGCCGATCGCCGGCAAGCAGCAGGTCATCATCAATCACCGGCTGATGGTGATCCCCGACAGCATTGAGGGCCGCCCGGTGAAGGAAGGGCATTACCACTTCACGGTCTACTGTACCGACAGCTCCGGGCAGGAGTCCTTCATCGCCCGCGAGGTTGAGATCACGCATGAGGCGGGGGAGCATCTGCATTGA
- a CDS encoding peptide MFS transporter, whose translation MKEAATNVPRYPDLFGHPRGLSLLFLTEMWERFCYFGMRGLLVLYLTKALFQGDDQAFAIYGAYTALVYMAPVLGGRLADSILGYRIAVILGAVMMAIGEFLILGGSQTWLYVGMAAIIVGNGYFKANISSLVGKLYAADDPRRDSGFTIFYIGVNVGALLATLVVVWVGERFGFQYGFGLAGVGMLLGLLIFAAGQKYYKEEGRPPRPEKLHSKVLGPLTQLQLTVLLSFLAIPLLYLLIIYNGVMGILLILTFLYVGYTLMREGIRGGRILRDRMIIFIILCLFNILFWALFEQAGSSLTLFADRNVNRNVFGIFEMTAGQTQFFNPFFIIVMGSLISMLWVKLSERNLNPNIPAKFGYGIMLLGIGYLITRFGLYTYNEAFLVPLWIIVGIYFFHTVGELFISPIGLSMVTKLAPEKLSGTLMGAWFLSFSGSNFLAGQLARLTGSSKEVVEATASVETAVGTAGPSALESLSRYIDVYTSFGLIAVATGLLVLILSPRLNKLMHGIK comes from the coding sequence ATGAAAGAAGCAGCCACCAACGTACCGCGATATCCCGATCTGTTCGGACACCCGAGGGGACTCTCCCTCCTGTTTTTAACCGAGATGTGGGAGCGGTTCTGCTACTTCGGCATGCGGGGACTGCTGGTGCTCTACCTCACCAAGGCACTCTTCCAGGGCGACGACCAGGCGTTCGCCATCTACGGCGCCTACACGGCGCTGGTATACATGGCACCCGTGCTGGGGGGCCGCCTGGCCGACAGCATCCTGGGTTACCGCATCGCGGTGATACTGGGCGCCGTGATGATGGCCATCGGTGAGTTCCTGATCCTGGGCGGCAGCCAGACATGGCTCTACGTGGGCATGGCGGCCATCATCGTGGGAAACGGTTACTTCAAGGCCAACATCTCCAGCCTGGTGGGCAAGCTTTACGCTGCCGACGACCCGCGTCGCGACTCCGGCTTCACCATCTTCTACATCGGTGTCAACGTGGGGGCCCTGCTGGCCACCCTGGTCGTCGTCTGGGTGGGTGAACGCTTCGGCTTCCAATATGGCTTCGGACTGGCCGGCGTCGGCATGCTGCTGGGACTGCTGATCTTCGCCGCGGGACAGAAGTACTACAAGGAGGAGGGGCGTCCGCCACGACCGGAGAAGCTGCACTCAAAAGTGCTCGGGCCACTCACGCAGCTGCAGCTCACCGTGCTGCTCTCCTTCCTGGCCATCCCGCTGCTCTACCTCCTCATCATCTACAACGGTGTCATGGGCATCCTGCTCATCCTCACCTTCCTCTACGTGGGATATACCCTCATGCGCGAGGGGATCCGCGGTGGCCGCATCCTGCGCGACCGGATGATCATCTTCATCATCCTCTGCCTCTTCAACATCCTGTTCTGGGCGCTCTTCGAACAGGCGGGCTCCTCGCTCACCCTGTTTGCCGACCGCAACGTGAACCGAAACGTCTTCGGCATCTTCGAGATGACTGCCGGGCAGACGCAGTTCTTCAACCCCTTCTTCATCATCGTCATGGGATCGCTCATTTCCATGCTCTGGGTGAAGCTGTCGGAGCGTAACCTCAACCCCAACATCCCCGCCAAGTTCGGCTACGGCATCATGCTGCTCGGCATCGGTTACCTCATCACCCGCTTCGGCCTCTACACCTATAACGAAGCATTCCTGGTACCGCTCTGGATCATCGTCGGCATCTACTTCTTCCACACCGTGGGCGAGCTCTTCATCTCCCCCATCGGCCTCTCCATGGTGACCAAGCTGGCACCCGAGAAGCTATCCGGTACGCTGATGGGTGCCTGGTTCCTCTCTTTCTCCGGCTCCAACTTCCTCGCGGGGCAGCTTGCCAGGCTCACCGGCAGCAGCAAGGAGGTAGTCGAAGCAACTGCAAGCGTAGAGACAGCCGTGGGCACTGCAGGTCCCTCCGCTTTGGAGTCTCTCAGCCGCTATATCGATGTCTACACCAGCTTCGGCCTGATTGCCGTCGCCACCGGCCTCCTGGTGCTGATCCTTTCACCCCGGCTCAACAAGCTGATGCACGGGATAAAATAG
- a CDS encoding transposase: MTPSLLVSIRKRIDLDVFESLTDDLIRKGLKLKYFFVIRHLLEQQESMYKKKSHQVEDRIVSIHLPHVRPIVRGKAKAKTEFGAKINISLLDGYARVDHFHWDAFNEGQDLQAQVERFRELTGKYPELVQVDKIYLTRENRRFLKEKRIRYTGEPLGRKAVKEIKSRYQKRKERREAAERNQVEGKFGQGKRGYGLNDIRARLSSTSNSWIGAIIFVMNLIRYMRDIPLPYFVSLLLKLMKVRNINIYPVKPQMKFCA; the protein is encoded by the coding sequence ATGACGCCCTCGCTGCTGGTTTCCATCAGGAAGCGAATCGACCTTGATGTCTTTGAATCATTGACGGACGATTTGATAAGAAAAGGGTTGAAGCTGAAATATTTTTTTGTTATCCGGCACCTGCTGGAACAACAGGAGAGCATGTACAAGAAGAAGAGTCATCAAGTAGAAGATCGCATCGTGAGCATTCATCTGCCACATGTTCGCCCCATCGTGCGTGGCAAGGCCAAGGCAAAAACAGAGTTCGGGGCGAAGATCAACATCAGCCTGCTGGATGGATATGCCAGGGTGGATCATTTCCACTGGGATGCCTTTAACGAGGGGCAGGATCTTCAGGCACAGGTCGAACGCTTTAGGGAGCTGACAGGGAAATACCCGGAGCTGGTTCAGGTGGATAAGATTTATCTCACCCGGGAGAACAGACGGTTTTTGAAAGAGAAAAGAATCCGCTACACCGGGGAACCACTGGGGCGAAAAGCGGTAAAAGAGATCAAGAGCAGATACCAAAAACGTAAAGAGCGACGAGAGGCGGCGGAACGCAATCAGGTTGAAGGAAAGTTTGGTCAGGGGAAACGTGGATATGGTTTAAATGATATCCGCGCCAGACTGTCCTCGACATCAAACAGTTGGATAGGGGCTATCATTTTTGTGATGAACCTGATCAGGTACATGAGGGATATTCCCTTGCCTTATTTTGTCTCGTTACTATTGAAACTGATGAAAGTGAGAAATATAAACATTTATCCAGTCAAGCCACAAATGAAATTTTGTGCCTGA